The following are encoded together in the Streptomyces rapamycinicus NRRL 5491 genome:
- the pruA gene encoding L-glutamate gamma-semialdehyde dehydrogenase, whose amino-acid sequence MDAVTQVPVPVNEPVHTYAPGTPERARLETKLKELGENPIDLPMTIGGQKRMGAGERFDVVQPHKHSARLGTYANATQADAQDAIDAALAAAPAWRALSFDDRAAVILKAADLLSGPWRETLAASTMLGQSKTAQQAEIDTPCELIDFWRFNVHFARQVLAEQPVTNSPGVWNRTDHRPLEGFVYAITPFNFSAIAGNLPTAPALMGNVVVWKPSPTQTHAAVLLMEVLEEAGLPKGVINLVTGDGKEVSEVALAHPDLAGIHFTGSTRTFQYLWKTVGNNIENYKTYPRLVGETGGKDFIVAHPSADPAVLKTAMTRGAFEFQGQKCSAASRAYVPRSLWENGLKEEFATEVNGLTMGDVADLDNFMGAVIDERAFAKNKAAIDRAKSDPTVEVVAGGSYDDSEGWFVRPTVLVSTDPENEIFKDEYFGPILGVHVYEDEEYDAMLRQMESAAPYGLTGAVIAQDRAAAAAACDALRFAAGNFYINDKPTGAVVGQQPFGGGRASGTNDKAGAKQNLMRWTSTRSIKETLVPPTDYRYPHMG is encoded by the coding sequence ATGGACGCCGTCACCCAGGTCCCCGTGCCGGTGAACGAGCCGGTGCACACCTACGCCCCCGGCACCCCGGAGCGCGCCCGCCTCGAGACCAAGCTCAAGGAGCTCGGCGAGAACCCCATCGACCTGCCGATGACCATCGGCGGCCAGAAGCGGATGGGAGCGGGGGAGCGCTTCGACGTCGTCCAGCCGCACAAGCACTCCGCCCGCCTGGGCACCTACGCCAACGCCACTCAGGCGGACGCGCAGGACGCGATCGACGCGGCCCTGGCCGCGGCCCCGGCGTGGCGCGCGCTCAGCTTCGACGACCGCGCCGCGGTCATCCTCAAGGCCGCCGATCTGCTCTCCGGCCCCTGGCGGGAGACGCTCGCCGCGTCCACCATGCTGGGCCAGTCGAAGACCGCGCAGCAGGCGGAGATCGACACCCCCTGTGAGCTGATCGACTTCTGGCGCTTCAACGTCCACTTCGCCCGTCAGGTCCTGGCCGAGCAGCCGGTGACCAACTCGCCCGGGGTCTGGAACCGCACCGACCACCGGCCGCTCGAGGGGTTCGTCTACGCGATCACCCCCTTCAACTTCTCCGCCATCGCGGGCAACCTCCCGACCGCCCCCGCCCTGATGGGCAATGTGGTGGTCTGGAAGCCGTCCCCGACCCAGACGCACGCCGCCGTGCTGCTGATGGAGGTGCTGGAGGAGGCCGGGCTGCCCAAGGGTGTGATCAACCTGGTCACGGGCGACGGCAAGGAGGTCTCCGAGGTGGCGCTGGCCCACCCGGACCTCGCGGGCATCCACTTCACCGGTTCGACCCGGACCTTCCAGTACCTGTGGAAGACGGTCGGCAACAACATCGAGAACTACAAGACCTATCCGCGGCTGGTCGGGGAGACCGGCGGCAAGGACTTCATCGTCGCCCACCCGTCCGCCGACCCGGCGGTGCTGAAGACGGCGATGACCCGCGGCGCCTTCGAGTTCCAGGGCCAGAAGTGCTCCGCGGCCTCCCGCGCCTATGTGCCGCGCTCCCTGTGGGAGAACGGCCTCAAGGAGGAGTTCGCCACCGAGGTCAACGGGCTGACCATGGGCGATGTGGCCGACCTCGACAACTTCATGGGCGCGGTCATCGACGAGCGCGCCTTCGCCAAGAACAAGGCGGCGATCGACCGGGCGAAGTCCGATCCGACGGTCGAGGTCGTCGCGGGCGGCTCCTACGACGACAGCGAGGGCTGGTTCGTCCGCCCGACCGTGCTGGTCTCCACCGACCCGGAGAACGAGATCTTCAAGGACGAGTACTTCGGCCCGATCCTCGGGGTGCACGTCTACGAGGACGAGGAGTACGACGCGATGCTGCGGCAGATGGAGTCGGCCGCCCCGTACGGGCTGACCGGCGCCGTCATCGCCCAGGACCGCGCGGCGGCGGCCGCCGCCTGTGATGCGCTGCGCTTCGCGGCCGGCAACTTCTACATCAACGACAAGCCGACCGGCGCCGTCGTCGGCCAGCAGCCCTTCGGTGGTGGCCGCGCGTCCGGCACCAACGACAAGGCGGGCGCCAAGCAGAACCTGATGCGCTGGACCTCCACCCGCTCTATCAAGGAGACCCTGGTCCCGCCGACCGACTACCGCTACCCGCACATGGGCTGA
- a CDS encoding GTP-binding protein, with protein sequence MDFASSSGAARSTTSAKIVVAGGFGVGKTTFVGAVSEINPLRTEAVMTSASAGIDDLTHAPDKTTTTVAMDFGRITLDQDLILYLFGTPGQDRFWFMWDDLVRGAIGAVVLVDTRRLADCFPAVDYFENSGLPFVIALNGFDGHQPYNPEEVREALQIGPDAPIITTDARHRSEAKSALITLVEHALMARLR encoded by the coding sequence GTGGACTTCGCAAGCTCTAGCGGTGCAGCCCGCTCCACCACCTCCGCGAAAATCGTGGTGGCGGGCGGCTTCGGCGTGGGCAAGACCACGTTCGTCGGCGCGGTCTCGGAGATCAACCCGCTGCGCACCGAAGCCGTGATGACCTCCGCCTCGGCGGGGATCGACGATCTCACCCACGCGCCGGACAAGACCACCACCACGGTGGCCATGGACTTCGGCCGCATCACGCTGGACCAGGACCTGATCCTGTATCTGTTCGGCACCCCCGGCCAGGACCGCTTCTGGTTCATGTGGGACGACCTGGTCCGCGGTGCCATCGGCGCGGTCGTCCTGGTGGACACCCGCCGCCTCGCCGACTGCTTCCCGGCGGTCGACTACTTCGAGAACTCCGGGCTGCCCTTCGTCATCGCCCTCAACGGCTTCGACGGGCACCAGCCCTACAACCCCGAAGAGGTCCGCGAGGCCCTGCAGATCGGCCCCGACGCGCCGATCATCACCACCGACGCCCGCCACCGCAGCGAGGCCAAGAGCGCGCTGATCACCCTGGTCGAGCACGCGCTGATGGCCCGGCTGCGCTAG
- a CDS encoding branched-chain amino acid aminotransferase: MTTPTIELKPSSHPLSAAEREKILANPGFGRHFTDHMVTVKWTEGRGWHEAQLVPYAPLSLDPANMTLHYAQTIFEGLKAYRRPDGTVATFRPDQNAERFQTSARRMGMPELPVETFIAACDALVTQDRAWVPGHGEQSLYLRPFMFATEVGLGVRPSNEFLFVVIASPAGAYFPGGVQPVSVWLSEEYVRAAPGGTGAAKTGGNYAASLVAQAQAAEQGCDQVVWLDAIERRWIEEMGGMNLYFVYGNRIVTPELSGSLLPGITRASLLEIAADLGYEVTEGRISVDDWREGNADGTLTEVFACGTAAVITPVGSVKSARASWTVADGEPGEVTMRLRRALLDIQTGAAPDPHGWMHPLG; encoded by the coding sequence ATGACGACGCCCACGATCGAGCTCAAGCCCTCCTCCCACCCCCTTTCCGCCGCCGAGCGGGAGAAGATCCTGGCCAACCCCGGATTCGGCCGCCACTTCACCGATCACATGGTGACGGTCAAGTGGACGGAGGGCCGTGGCTGGCACGAGGCCCAGCTCGTGCCGTACGCCCCGCTCTCGCTCGACCCGGCGAACATGACGCTGCACTACGCCCAGACGATCTTCGAGGGGCTCAAGGCGTACCGGCGGCCCGACGGCACCGTGGCCACGTTCCGCCCCGACCAGAACGCCGAGCGGTTCCAGACGTCCGCGCGCCGCATGGGCATGCCGGAGCTCCCCGTCGAGACCTTCATCGCGGCGTGTGACGCGCTGGTCACCCAGGACAGGGCGTGGGTGCCGGGCCACGGGGAGCAGTCCCTGTACCTGCGGCCCTTCATGTTCGCCACCGAGGTCGGGCTCGGTGTCCGGCCCTCGAACGAGTTCCTCTTCGTGGTGATCGCCTCCCCGGCCGGGGCCTACTTCCCCGGCGGTGTGCAGCCGGTCTCGGTCTGGCTCTCGGAGGAGTACGTCCGCGCGGCGCCCGGCGGCACCGGCGCGGCCAAGACGGGCGGCAACTACGCGGCCTCCCTGGTCGCCCAGGCACAGGCCGCCGAGCAGGGCTGTGACCAGGTGGTCTGGCTGGACGCGATCGAGCGCCGCTGGATCGAGGAGATGGGCGGGATGAACCTGTACTTCGTGTACGGGAACCGCATTGTGACCCCCGAGCTGTCCGGTTCGCTGCTGCCGGGGATCACCCGCGCCTCGCTGCTGGAGATCGCCGCCGACCTCGGCTACGAGGTCACCGAGGGCCGGATCTCCGTCGACGACTGGCGCGAGGGCAACGCCGACGGGACCCTCACCGAGGTCTTCGCCTGCGGTACGGCGGCCGTGATCACCCCGGTCGGCTCGGTCAAGTCCGCCCGGGCGAGCTGGACGGTGGCCGACGGTGAGCCGGGCGAGGTGACGATGCGGCTGCGCAGGGCGCTGCTGGACATCCAGACCGGCGCCGCCCCGGACCCGCATGGCTGGATGCACCCCCTGGGCTGA
- a CDS encoding proline dehydrogenase family protein codes for MLGPVLLAASRSAAIRRIVSAAPVTRPMVDRFVAGERLAESLGAVRSLTARGLDVTLDHLGEDVTDRTEALRSRDAYLALTEALAAEGLAGRAEMSVKLSAFGQALPGGHDLALANVTPVVEAATAAGTTVTLDMEDHTTVDSTLAILGELRSRFPQTGAVLQSYLFRTEDDCRALAGEGSRVRLVKGAYNEPASVAFQDKREVDRAYVRCLKILMAGDGYPMIGSHDPRMVAIAQDLAHRLGRKLDEYEFQMLYGIRVAEQERLVAEGHRMRVYVPYGTDWYGYFMRRLAERPANLTFFLRSLVGRR; via the coding sequence GTGCTGGGACCCGTGCTGCTCGCCGCTTCGCGCAGTGCCGCCATCCGCCGTATCGTCTCGGCCGCGCCGGTCACCCGCCCCATGGTGGACCGCTTCGTCGCCGGGGAACGGCTGGCCGAGTCCCTGGGGGCGGTGCGGTCGCTGACCGCCCGCGGTCTGGACGTCACCCTGGACCATCTGGGCGAGGACGTGACCGACCGGACCGAGGCGCTGCGCAGCCGTGACGCCTATCTGGCGCTGACCGAGGCGCTGGCCGCCGAGGGGCTCGCCGGGCGCGCGGAAATGTCCGTGAAGCTCTCCGCCTTCGGCCAGGCGCTGCCCGGGGGCCACGATCTGGCGCTGGCCAATGTGACCCCGGTCGTGGAGGCCGCCACCGCGGCGGGCACGACCGTCACCCTCGACATGGAGGACCACACCACCGTGGACTCCACCCTCGCCATCCTCGGCGAGCTGCGCTCCCGCTTCCCGCAGACCGGCGCGGTCCTCCAGTCCTATCTCTTCCGGACCGAGGACGACTGCCGGGCGCTGGCCGGGGAAGGCTCCCGGGTGCGGCTGGTGAAGGGCGCGTACAACGAGCCGGCGAGCGTCGCCTTCCAGGACAAGCGCGAGGTGGACCGCGCGTATGTGCGCTGTCTGAAGATCCTGATGGCCGGTGACGGCTACCCCATGATCGGCTCGCACGATCCGCGCATGGTCGCCATCGCCCAGGATCTGGCGCACCGCCTCGGGCGCAAGCTGGACGAGTACGAGTTCCAGATGCTGTACGGGATCCGCGTGGCCGAGCAGGAGCGGCTGGTGGCGGAAGGTCACCGTATGCGGGTTTACGTCCCGTATGGCACAGACTGGTATGGGTACTTCATGCGCCGCCTCGCGGAGCGTCCCGCCAACCTCACATTCTTCCTGCGCTCGCTGGTCGGCCGCCGCTGA
- a CDS encoding purple acid phosphatase family protein, whose amino-acid sequence MDTPRFGVPERLAQRMTMAEQHEYLRARLSRRRVLRGGAATAGTAAGAGLLGGAACAAGAKPAPATSPKPGAATVDGTLVAPFGRHLAFGADPRTQMRISWQVPFAVRTPYVRIGTSPLDLTRRVEAEVRHLHTPSLSDELPAVDQFYLHAAVDGLRPGVTYYYGVGHADRDPAEPRHFASVGTFRTAPDRPGKFVFTAFGDQGVSYDALANDQLILGQNPSFHLHAGDLCYADTTGHGKKSDLYDARVWDSFLAQTDSVAASVPWMVTTGNHDMEAWYSPDGYGGQLARWSLPGNGPDPRKAPGVYSFVYGNVGVLALDANDVSYEMPANKGYTDGAQTRWLNRELGRLRNRPGIDFLVVFFHHCAYSTTSAHASDGGVRDAWVPLFDKHQVDLVVNGHNHVYERTDALRGGKAARRVPVGGSADAVRDGIVYVTAGGAGAKLYEFPVPDSYEGHVKDLDEVKTYHWTEDGEKNRDGADWSRVRYTGFSFLAVEVEPGPRPRLTVTALAESGERVDRFEVTRPRRQ is encoded by the coding sequence ATGGATACACCACGGTTCGGCGTACCGGAGCGGCTCGCCCAGCGGATGACCATGGCGGAGCAGCACGAGTATCTGCGGGCCCGGCTCTCCCGCCGCCGGGTGCTGCGCGGGGGCGCCGCCACGGCGGGCACGGCCGCGGGCGCGGGGCTGCTGGGCGGTGCGGCGTGCGCCGCCGGCGCCAAGCCGGCGCCGGCCACGAGCCCGAAGCCGGGAGCCGCCACGGTGGACGGCACGCTGGTCGCCCCCTTCGGCCGCCATCTGGCCTTCGGCGCCGATCCGCGGACCCAGATGCGGATCTCCTGGCAGGTGCCGTTCGCGGTGCGCACGCCGTATGTGCGGATCGGCACCAGCCCGTTGGACCTCACCCGCAGGGTCGAGGCCGAGGTGCGCCATCTGCACACCCCCTCGCTGAGCGACGAGCTGCCCGCGGTCGACCAGTTCTATCTGCACGCCGCGGTGGACGGCCTGCGCCCCGGGGTCACCTACTACTACGGCGTCGGGCACGCCGACCGCGATCCGGCCGAGCCGCGTCACTTCGCGTCCGTGGGCACCTTCCGCACCGCGCCGGACCGGCCCGGGAAGTTCGTCTTCACCGCCTTCGGGGACCAGGGGGTGAGCTATGACGCTCTCGCCAACGACCAGTTGATCCTCGGCCAGAACCCGTCGTTCCATCTGCACGCCGGGGATCTGTGCTACGCGGACACCACCGGCCACGGGAAGAAGTCCGACCTCTATGACGCCCGGGTCTGGGACTCCTTCCTCGCCCAGACCGACTCGGTCGCGGCGAGCGTGCCGTGGATGGTGACCACCGGCAACCACGACATGGAGGCGTGGTACTCCCCCGATGGCTACGGCGGCCAGCTGGCCCGCTGGTCGCTGCCCGGGAACGGCCCGGACCCGCGCAAGGCGCCCGGCGTCTATTCGTTCGTCTACGGGAACGTGGGCGTGCTCGCCCTGGACGCCAATGACGTCTCGTACGAGATGCCGGCCAACAAGGGGTACACGGACGGGGCGCAGACCCGCTGGCTGAACCGGGAGCTGGGGCGGCTGCGCAACCGGCCCGGCATCGACTTCCTGGTGGTCTTCTTCCACCACTGCGCCTACTCCACCACCAGCGCCCACGCATCGGACGGCGGGGTGCGCGACGCGTGGGTGCCGCTGTTCGACAAGCACCAGGTGGACCTGGTCGTCAACGGCCACAACCACGTCTACGAGCGGACCGACGCCCTCCGGGGCGGCAAGGCCGCCCGCCGGGTCCCGGTGGGCGGGAGCGCCGACGCGGTGCGCGACGGGATCGTCTATGTGACGGCGGGCGGGGCGGGCGCGAAGCTCTACGAGTTCCCGGTGCCCGACAGCTACGAGGGGCACGTCAAGGACCTCGACGAGGTGAAGACCTACCACTGGACCGAGGACGGCGAGAAGAACCGGGACGGCGCGGACTGGTCCCGGGTCCGCTACACCGGCTTCTCGTTCCTCGCGGTGGAGGTGGAGCCGGGCCCCCGCCCCAGGCTCACGGTCACGGCCCTGGCGGAGTCGGGCGAGCGAGTCGACCGCTTCGAGGTGACCCGGCCCCGGCGTCAGTGA
- a CDS encoding 3-isopropylmalate dehydrogenase encodes MSRSIRLAVIPGDGIGQEVVAQGLKVLSAALPQDVKLETRSYDLGAQRWHATGDTLPDAELESLKDHDAILLGAIGDPSVPSGVLERGLLLKLRFAFDHYVNLRPSKLFPNTPTPLAGRPDIDFVVVREGTEGPYVGNGGSMRTGTPGEVATEVSLNTAHGVERVVRDAYERADARPRKKLTLVHKNNVLVHAGHLWKNIFDRVGQEYPEVTTDYLHVDAATIFFVTQPERFDVIVTDNLFGDILTDLAAAVTGGIGLAASGNINPSGAFPSMFEPVHGSAPDIAGTGKADPTATVLSVALLLSHLGYGDEAARIETAVASDLAERDAAAPRTTDEIGDALAARVSG; translated from the coding sequence ATGTCTCGCAGCATTCGCCTCGCAGTGATCCCCGGTGACGGTATCGGCCAGGAAGTCGTGGCCCAGGGCCTGAAGGTCCTCTCCGCCGCCCTTCCGCAGGACGTGAAGCTGGAGACCAGGAGTTATGACCTCGGCGCCCAGCGCTGGCACGCCACCGGCGACACCCTGCCGGACGCGGAGCTGGAGTCGCTGAAGGACCACGACGCGATCCTGCTCGGCGCCATCGGCGACCCGTCGGTGCCCTCGGGCGTGCTCGAGCGCGGGCTGCTGCTCAAGCTGCGCTTCGCCTTCGACCACTACGTCAACCTGCGTCCGTCGAAGCTCTTCCCGAACACCCCCACCCCGCTGGCCGGCCGCCCCGACATCGACTTCGTGGTCGTCCGCGAGGGCACCGAGGGCCCGTACGTGGGCAACGGCGGCTCGATGCGCACCGGCACCCCGGGCGAGGTCGCCACCGAGGTCAGCCTGAACACCGCCCACGGTGTCGAGCGCGTGGTCCGGGACGCCTACGAGCGCGCCGACGCCCGGCCGCGCAAGAAGCTGACCCTCGTGCACAAGAACAACGTCCTGGTGCACGCCGGCCACCTGTGGAAGAACATCTTCGACCGGGTCGGCCAGGAGTACCCCGAGGTCACCACCGACTATCTGCACGTCGACGCCGCGACGATCTTCTTCGTCACCCAGCCGGAGCGGTTCGACGTGATCGTCACCGACAACCTCTTCGGTGACATCCTCACCGACCTCGCCGCCGCCGTCACCGGTGGCATCGGGCTCGCCGCGAGCGGAAACATCAACCCCTCCGGCGCCTTCCCGTCGATGTTCGAGCCGGTCCACGGCTCCGCGCCGGACATCGCGGGCACCGGCAAGGCCGACCCGACGGCGACCGTGCTGTCGGTGGCCCTGCTGCTGTCGCACCTCGGCTACGGGGACGAGGCGGCCCGTATCGAGACCGCCGTCGCCTCGGACCTCGCCGAGCGGGACGCGGCCGCGCCGCGCACCACCGACGAGATCGGCGACGCGCTCGCCGCCCGAGTATCCGGCTGA
- a CDS encoding acyl-CoA carboxylase subunit beta yields the protein MTNLEGAPAEASDVRGRVAELHAIREQARRGPSERATEAQKAKGKLTARERIDLLLDEGSFNEVEPLRRHRATGFGLEAKKPYTDGVVTGWGTVHGRTVFVYAHDFRIFGGALGEAHATKIHKIMDMAISAGAPLVSLNDGAGARIQEGVSALAGYGGIFQRNTKASGVIPQISVMLGPCAGGAAYSPALTDFVFMVRETSQMFITGPDVVQAVTGEKVSQNGLGGADVHAETSGVCHFAYDDEETCLEEVRYLLSLLPQNNRENPPTVESDDPASRRGDALLDLVPADGNRPYDMRKVIEEIVDDGEYLEVHERWATNIICALTRLDGQVVGIIANQPQSLAGVLDIEASEKSARFIQMCDAFNIPLVTFLDVPGFLPGVDQEHGGIIRHGAKMLYAYCNATVPRISVILRKAYGGAYIVMDSQSIGADLTYAWPTNEIAVMGAEGAANVIFRRQIAGADDPEAMRARMVKEYKSELMHPYYAAERGLVDDVIDPAETREVLVRSLAMLRDKHADLPSRKHGNPPQ from the coding sequence ATGACCAATCTCGAAGGTGCGCCTGCTGAGGCGAGTGACGTTCGCGGGCGCGTCGCCGAGCTGCACGCGATTCGCGAGCAGGCTCGGCGCGGCCCGAGCGAGCGGGCGACCGAGGCCCAGAAGGCCAAGGGGAAGCTGACGGCTCGCGAGCGGATCGATCTGCTGCTTGACGAGGGGTCCTTCAACGAAGTGGAGCCGCTGCGGCGGCATCGTGCGACCGGGTTCGGTCTTGAGGCCAAGAAGCCTTACACCGACGGTGTCGTCACCGGCTGGGGGACCGTCCACGGACGGACGGTGTTCGTCTACGCACACGACTTCAGGATCTTCGGCGGGGCGCTGGGGGAAGCCCACGCCACCAAGATCCACAAGATCATGGACATGGCCATCTCGGCCGGGGCGCCGCTGGTGTCCCTCAACGACGGCGCCGGTGCCCGCATCCAGGAGGGCGTCTCGGCGCTCGCCGGTTACGGGGGCATCTTCCAGCGGAACACCAAGGCGTCCGGTGTCATCCCCCAGATCAGCGTGATGCTCGGCCCGTGCGCGGGCGGCGCGGCGTACTCCCCGGCGCTGACGGACTTCGTCTTCATGGTCCGGGAGACCTCGCAGATGTTCATCACCGGACCCGATGTGGTCCAGGCGGTGACGGGCGAGAAGGTCAGCCAGAACGGACTGGGCGGCGCGGATGTGCACGCCGAGACCTCGGGCGTGTGCCACTTCGCCTACGACGACGAGGAGACCTGCCTCGAGGAGGTCCGCTACCTCCTGTCGCTGCTGCCGCAGAACAACCGCGAGAACCCGCCGACCGTCGAGTCCGACGACCCGGCCTCCCGGCGCGGTGACGCGCTGCTGGATCTCGTCCCGGCCGACGGCAACCGGCCGTACGACATGCGCAAGGTCATCGAGGAGATCGTCGACGACGGCGAGTACCTCGAGGTCCACGAGCGCTGGGCGACCAACATCATCTGCGCGCTGACCCGGCTCGACGGCCAGGTGGTCGGCATCATCGCCAACCAGCCGCAGTCGCTGGCCGGGGTGCTGGACATCGAGGCGTCGGAGAAGTCCGCGCGCTTCATCCAGATGTGCGACGCCTTCAACATCCCGCTGGTCACCTTCCTCGACGTGCCCGGCTTCCTGCCCGGTGTGGACCAGGAGCACGGCGGGATCATCCGGCACGGCGCCAAGATGCTGTACGCGTACTGCAACGCCACCGTGCCGCGGATCTCCGTCATCCTGCGCAAGGCGTACGGCGGTGCCTACATCGTGATGGACTCCCAGTCCATCGGGGCCGACCTGACCTACGCCTGGCCGACCAACGAGATCGCGGTGATGGGTGCCGAGGGCGCCGCCAACGTGATCTTCCGCCGTCAGATCGCCGGGGCCGACGACCCCGAGGCCATGCGCGCCCGCATGGTCAAGGAGTACAAGTCCGAGCTGATGCACCCGTACTACGCGGCCGAGCGGGGGCTGGTCGACGATGTGATCGACCCGGCCGAAACCCGTGAGGTCCTTGTCCGGTCCCTGGCGATGCTGCGCGACAAGCACGCCGACCTGCCGTCCCGCAAGCACGGCAACCCGCCGCAGTAA
- a CDS encoding acyl-CoA carboxylase subunit epsilon → MSTSSDSADPAAAAAATLVRVEKGHADAEELAAVTAVLLARAAAGTHRTAGSTRPSRSAARWRRLERRPAFSAPHSWQG, encoded by the coding sequence GTGAGCACATCCAGCGATAGCGCCGATCCCGCCGCCGCGGCGGCGGCCACCCTGGTCCGGGTCGAGAAGGGCCACGCCGACGCCGAGGAGCTCGCCGCGGTCACCGCGGTGCTGCTCGCCCGCGCGGCCGCCGGCACCCACCGGACCGCCGGCTCCACCCGCCCGAGCCGCAGCGCCGCCCGCTGGCGCCGTCTGGAGCGCCGCCCGGCGTTCAGCGCGCCGCACAGCTGGCAGGGCTGA
- the cimA gene encoding citramalate synthase, giving the protein MKDLPDDSFHVFDTTLRDGAQREGINLTVADKLTIARHLDDFGVGFIEGGWPGANPRDTEFFARARAEIDFKHAQLVAFGATRKAGVRAEDDAQVKALLESGAPVITLVAKSHDRHVELALRTTLEENLAMVRETVAYLRSQGRRVFLDCEHFFDGYRANAGYAKQVVSAAHEAGAEVVILCDTNGGMLPGQIDAVVRTVLADTGARLGIHAQDDTGCAVANTLAAVDAGATHVQCTANGYGERVGNANLFPVVAALELKYGRRVLPEGALEEMTRISHAIAEVVNLTPSTHQPYVGVSAFAHKAGLHASAIKVDPDLYQHIDPERVGNTMRMLVSDMAGRASIELKGKELGIDLGGDRALVGRIVERVKERELEGYTYEAADASFELLLRQEVEGRPRRFFRVESWRAIVEDRPDGTHANEATVKLWAKGERIVATAEGNGPVNALDRALRVGLERIYPQLATMELVDYKVRILEGKHGTESTTRVLVATADGQGEWSTVGVGENVIAASWQALDDAYAYGLLRAGVDPQE; this is encoded by the coding sequence ATGAAGGATCTGCCCGACGACAGCTTCCATGTCTTCGACACCACCCTGCGCGACGGAGCGCAGCGCGAGGGCATCAACCTCACGGTCGCGGACAAGCTGACCATCGCCCGTCACCTGGACGACTTCGGCGTGGGCTTCATCGAGGGCGGCTGGCCCGGCGCCAACCCGCGCGACACGGAGTTCTTCGCCCGGGCCCGCGCCGAGATCGACTTCAAACACGCCCAGCTGGTGGCGTTCGGCGCCACCCGCAAGGCGGGGGTGCGCGCCGAGGACGACGCCCAGGTCAAGGCGTTGCTGGAGTCCGGCGCACCGGTGATCACCCTGGTGGCGAAGTCCCACGACCGCCATGTGGAGCTGGCCCTGCGCACCACGCTCGAGGAGAACCTCGCGATGGTCCGCGAGACCGTCGCCTACCTGCGGTCCCAGGGCCGCCGGGTCTTCCTCGACTGCGAGCACTTCTTCGACGGCTACCGGGCCAACGCCGGCTACGCCAAGCAGGTCGTCTCCGCTGCCCACGAGGCGGGCGCCGAGGTGGTGATCCTCTGCGACACCAACGGCGGCATGCTCCCCGGCCAGATCGACGCGGTGGTCCGCACCGTGCTGGCCGACACCGGGGCGCGGCTGGGCATCCACGCCCAGGACGACACCGGCTGCGCGGTCGCCAACACCCTCGCCGCCGTGGACGCGGGCGCCACCCACGTCCAGTGCACGGCCAACGGCTACGGCGAGCGGGTGGGCAACGCCAACCTCTTCCCGGTCGTCGCGGCCCTGGAGCTCAAGTACGGCCGCCGGGTGCTGCCGGAGGGCGCTCTGGAGGAGATGACCCGGATCTCGCACGCGATCGCCGAGGTCGTCAATCTGACGCCGTCCACTCACCAGCCCTATGTGGGTGTTTCCGCCTTCGCCCACAAGGCCGGACTGCACGCCTCCGCGATCAAGGTCGACCCGGATCTGTACCAGCACATCGACCCCGAGCGGGTCGGCAACACCATGCGGATGCTCGTCTCCGACATGGCCGGACGGGCGTCGATCGAGCTCAAGGGCAAGGAGCTGGGCATCGACCTCGGCGGCGACCGGGCGCTGGTGGGCCGGATCGTGGAGCGGGTCAAGGAGCGGGAGCTCGAGGGCTACACCTACGAGGCCGCCGACGCCTCCTTCGAGCTGCTGCTGCGCCAGGAGGTCGAGGGCCGTCCCCGCCGCTTCTTCCGCGTCGAGTCCTGGCGGGCGATCGTCGAGGACCGCCCGGACGGCACTCACGCCAACGAGGCCACCGTGAAGCTCTGGGCCAAGGGCGAGCGGATCGTCGCCACGGCGGAGGGCAACGGTCCGGTCAATGCCCTGGACCGGGCGCTGCGGGTGGGTCTAGAGCGGATCTATCCGCAGCTGGCGACGATGGAGCTGGTGGATTACAAGGTCCGCATCCTGGAAGGCAAGCACGGCACCGAGTCCACGACCCGGGTGCTGGTCGCCACCGCGGACGGCCAGGGGGAGTGGTCGACCGTGGGCGTCGGGGAGAACGTGATCGCCGCGTCCTGGCAGGCCCTGGACGACGCCTACGCCTACGGGCTGCTGCGGGCCGGAGTGGACCCGCAGGAGTGA